A single genomic interval of Danio aesculapii chromosome 5, fDanAes4.1, whole genome shotgun sequence harbors:
- the pheta1 gene encoding sesquipedalian-1, giving the protein MKLNERSVAHYATCNSPPDKTGFLFKKGERNTAYHRRWCILKGNMLFYFDERESREPIGVIVLEGCTVELCESESEEFAFAIKFECAKARVYKMAAENQAAMESWVKALSRASFDYMRLVVKELERQLEEVQEEARSSQAKSKTKKNQTGLRISSASVQNASITGPCQEGLSNRENGVSWSKPSSVANGLSEGCAWDGDCSMRADGVKPPPIPPRRKTNGGSLESPVSPGTGCFSKLHDWYGKEVAELRVEWLQSQ; this is encoded by the coding sequence ATGAAGCTGAACGAGAGAAGCGTGGCACACTACGCCACATGCAACTCTCCTCCAGACAAGACTGGCTTCCTCTTTAAGAAAGGTGAGCGAAACACAGCGTACCATCGCCGCTGGTGTATTCTGAAGGGCAACATGCTGTTCTACTTCGATGAGCGCGAAAGTCGAGAGCCGATTGGCGTCATCGTCCTGGAAGGCTGTACGGTGGAGCTGTGCGAATCTGAATCCGAAGAGTTCGCATTTGCCATTAAATTTGAATGTGCCAAAGCAAGAGTCTATAAAATGGCGGCAGAAAACCAAGCTGCTATGGAATCATGGGTAAAGGCTCTGTCGCGGGCCAGTTTTGATTACATGCGGCTGGTGGTGAAAGAGCTAGAGAGGCAGCTGGAAGAAGTACAAGAAGAAGCGCGGTCTTCACAAGCCAAAAGCAAGACCAAGAAAAACCAGACGGGACTCAGAATTTCCTCCGCATCTGTACAGAACGCCTCCATTACGGGGCCCTGCCAAGAAGGCTTGTCCAATAGAGAAAATGGGGTTTCTTGGAGCAAACCCTCCAGTGTGGCCAATGGCTTAAGTGAGGGTTGTGCTTGGGATGGAGACTGTAGCATGAGGGCCGATGGAGTTAAGCCTCCTCCAATTCCTCCACGGAGAAAAACAAACGGCGGGTCACTTGAGAGCCCTGTTTCGCCTGGGACAGGCTGCTTTTCTAAACTACACGACTGGTATGGAAAAGAGGTGGCAGAACTGAGAGTGGAGTGGCTGCAGAGTCAGTGA